A part of Lacibacter sp. H407 genomic DNA contains:
- a CDS encoding T9SS type A sorting domain-containing protein yields MRKIICSCLFFCTVLLTNAQVDITNNGIFYITGNTDTVSVTGNFTNASSASLTNNGRFYVKESYTNNQASTPVGTGELTLNGTGAQYITTTGTSPFYKLTINKASGLATLSSAVTVNNTLTLTAGKLSLDNYNMTIGNSASIVGGGTDTYLIATGTGELKQQIAALDTKTFPVGTSVAYTPITISLAMFSTTDVFNVRMLTAVYTNGITGNTMNSNSVNATWMVSETVNGGSSATLTCQWPASLELTGFNRVFSRLAHYTSSAWDYGMLNIMASGMNPYTVTRSGFTSFSPFAVTMLMAILPAGSLELTGKNNGNENILNWSTASEQHTAFYTVESSLNGTDFTEEGRVVAAGNSNRLRSYQFTHQQINNRSFYYRIKQVDVDGTIGYSKTIRINVAATNRATLYPNPVKDKTTLSFSLQQNAFITATITNASGVLIYKYNQHFTKGDHKMNFDLGILSAGSYLLQLKDDVGNMQTFRFIKAN; encoded by the coding sequence ATGAGGAAAATAATCTGTTCCTGTTTATTTTTTTGCACTGTACTTCTTACAAATGCACAAGTTGATATTACGAACAACGGGATTTTCTATATTACGGGCAATACAGATACTGTTTCTGTTACTGGTAATTTCACAAATGCTTCTTCTGCATCCCTGACCAACAATGGAAGATTTTATGTGAAAGAAAGTTATACAAATAACCAAGCTTCAACTCCGGTTGGTACCGGTGAGCTTACATTAAATGGTACAGGTGCACAATACATTACTACAACGGGCACTTCGCCTTTTTATAAACTCACCATCAACAAAGCATCTGGTCTTGCAACGCTCTCCTCCGCTGTAACAGTGAATAATACATTAACGTTAACTGCAGGTAAATTATCACTCGATAATTATAATATGACGATTGGAAACAGCGCAAGCATCGTTGGAGGCGGAACCGATACCTATTTAATTGCGACCGGCACAGGTGAATTGAAACAACAGATAGCTGCCTTGGACACAAAAACTTTTCCGGTTGGTACTTCTGTAGCTTATACGCCGATCACCATTTCACTGGCAATGTTTTCAACCACAGATGTATTTAATGTGCGAATGCTGACTGCTGTTTATACAAACGGAATAACCGGCAACACGATGAATTCGAACTCTGTTAATGCAACATGGATGGTTTCCGAAACGGTGAATGGTGGTTCAAGCGCTACCCTTACCTGCCAATGGCCTGCATCATTAGAGCTTACAGGCTTCAATAGAGTATTCAGTCGTCTTGCACATTACACATCATCCGCCTGGGATTATGGAATGTTAAACATTATGGCATCCGGAATGAACCCTTACACGGTTACACGTTCAGGGTTTACAAGTTTTTCTCCCTTTGCAGTAACCATGTTGATGGCTATTTTACCGGCTGGTTCATTGGAATTGACAGGTAAGAATAACGGGAATGAAAATATACTCAACTGGTCAACTGCATCAGAACAGCATACCGCTTTTTATACAGTTGAATCTTCATTGAACGGAACTGATTTTACAGAAGAAGGAAGAGTAGTGGCTGCAGGCAACAGTAACAGATTGCGTTCGTATCAGTTTACTCATCAGCAAATCAATAACCGATCATTTTATTATCGTATTAAGCAAGTGGATGTTGATGGAACGATCGGATATTCAAAAACGATCCGGATCAATGTTGCTGCAACCAACAGAGCTACGCTTTATCCAAACCCGGTAAAAGATAAAACAACCCTCAGTTTTTCGCTACAGCAAAATGCATTCATTACTGCAACTATTACCAATGCATCGGGCGTGTTGATCTATAAATACAACCAACATTTTACAAAAGGGGATCATAAAATGAATTTTGACCTGGGGATTCTTTCTGCAGGGTCATATCTTCTGCAATTAAAAGATGATGTAGGGAATATGCAAACGTTCCGTTTTATTAAAGCTAATTAA